Proteins co-encoded in one Candidatus Zixiibacteriota bacterium genomic window:
- a CDS encoding GspH/FimT family pseudopilin — translation MKKIFGHRGITILELLSTVVIIGIVAAMAVPQFDKSIKRIQFRGKAKDVVSYLRLARSMAISEKNPYGLYFDSDAKTVSIFRDIANLTAETYDAGGDSVIQVDTLPVNFTYLATTFANSSIVFRPNGSASGSGNIDIQSQCDADNVYNSGQISVLAATGKSRLEYINNY, via the coding sequence ATGAAAAAGATATTTGGACATCGGGGAATAACGATTCTGGAACTGCTGAGTACAGTTGTTATTATTGGCATAGTCGCGGCCATGGCCGTTCCTCAATTCGATAAAAGTATTAAGCGAATTCAGTTTCGCGGCAAGGCCAAAGATGTTGTTTCTTACCTTCGACTGGCCCGGTCAATGGCCATTTCGGAGAAAAATCCGTATGGGTTATATTTTGATTCAGACGCCAAGACCGTCAGTATATTTAGGGATATCGCCAATCTTACTGCTGAAACTTATGATGCGGGTGGGGATTCTGTTATTCAGGTTGATACTCTTCCGGTCAATTTCACTTATCTGGCAACGACTTTTGCCAACTCATCAATCGTTTTTCGGCCCAATGGCTCGGCTTCAGGTTCGGGAAATATCGATATCCAGTCTCAGTGTGACGCCGACAATGTCTATAACTCCGGTCAAATCAGCGTCTTAGCCGCAACCGGCAAATCCCGGTTGGAGTATATCAATAATTATTAG
- a CDS encoding HAD-IA family hydrolase, protein MTFGCIKNLIFDLDGTLIDSSRGVVEATNYALEQIGAQRRSPEEIIPFIGYPLETMFRKFSHKSFSEFWRYFQEKARRVIVESTVPLDGADRTVRELYKQGYRMSIGTTKIRVHIEKILNKLNWREYFICYAGADDVTSVKPAPEVFIKLLDLMKAETDNTLVIGDTANDVIAARRASLPVVAVKSLFGRDGELEVSKPDMIISRVDDILEILDRQE, encoded by the coding sequence TTGACATTTGGTTGCATAAAAAACCTGATTTTTGACCTTGATGGAACCCTGATTGATTCCTCCCGCGGGGTTGTGGAAGCCACCAATTATGCCTTGGAGCAAATAGGCGCTCAACGCCGTTCCCCGGAGGAAATCATACCTTTTATAGGCTATCCGCTGGAAACCATGTTTCGGAAATTCTCGCATAAATCATTTTCGGAATTCTGGCGATATTTCCAGGAAAAGGCCCGGCGAGTGATTGTGGAATCGACTGTACCTCTTGATGGAGCCGACCGGACAGTCAGGGAACTATATAAACAAGGTTACCGGATGTCTATTGGAACCACCAAAATTAGAGTCCATATTGAGAAAATTTTGAATAAATTAAACTGGCGGGAATATTTCATCTGCTATGCCGGAGCCGATGATGTTACCTCGGTCAAACCTGCCCCCGAAGTCTTTATCAAATTACTGGATTTAATGAAAGCCGAAACGGATAACACTCTGGTGATCGGCGATACGGCCAACGATGTTATTGCGGCTCGCCGGGCATCATTGCCGGTGGTGGCGGTAAAATCGTTATTCGGCCGCGATGGCGAACTTGAGGTCAGCAAACCGGATATGATAATTTCACGAGTCGATGATATTCTGGAAATACTTGACAGACAGGAATGA
- the pilM gene encoding type IV pilus assembly protein PilM, whose translation MLFSRGSKSTVGLDVGANSIKLVKLERNKDSHSVTALGIRELPPEAIVSDEIKDREAVIYNIQSLIDEIDPKIKNVVVSISGYGVITDKFVIDKKSGSEMEQAILFEAEQRSPFDVEDVSLDHHIIRVDEETKKSEVLLVAARNEFLNSYIELILDAGLQPVVVDVDAFAILNAYAFNYEIDPTRTTVLVNMGYDVTNVLYLYEGLYHSTRDISAGTREIYNAIQKEFRLNAELATKAIKGEMKDSIDQDMLKATIVSSTDELLSGLELAFSYFKTQAKLEKIDWMVLSGGGALVPYLPEYLQSKLNIPLEILNPLRNIDYDPEMFQYLEPEKIAPLLTVPIGLAMRKVR comes from the coding sequence ATGTTATTTTCACGAGGCAGCAAAAGCACGGTTGGACTCGATGTCGGTGCCAATTCCATCAAGCTTGTCAAGCTGGAGAGGAACAAGGATAGTCACTCGGTCACGGCTCTGGGAATTCGCGAACTTCCTCCGGAGGCGATTGTATCCGATGAGATTAAGGACCGCGAAGCCGTCATCTACAATATCCAATCTTTGATAGACGAAATCGATCCCAAAATCAAAAATGTGGTCGTTTCCATATCCGGGTATGGAGTCATCACCGATAAATTCGTGATTGACAAGAAATCCGGTTCGGAAATGGAACAAGCCATTTTGTTTGAAGCCGAGCAGCGATCACCTTTTGATGTTGAAGACGTATCTCTGGATCATCATATAATCCGGGTCGATGAGGAAACCAAAAAATCCGAGGTTCTTCTGGTCGCCGCCCGGAACGAGTTTTTGAATTCTTATATAGAATTGATTCTTGATGCCGGCCTCCAACCGGTCGTTGTCGATGTCGATGCTTTTGCGATTCTCAATGCCTACGCGTTCAATTACGAAATTGATCCGACCCGGACCACGGTCCTGGTTAACATGGGCTACGATGTTACCAACGTCTTATATCTCTACGAAGGTTTGTATCATTCCACCAGGGATATTTCCGCCGGAACCCGTGAAATTTACAACGCCATCCAGAAGGAATTCCGATTGAATGCGGAATTGGCCACCAAGGCTATCAAGGGCGAAATGAAAGATTCCATTGATCAGGATATGCTCAAGGCAACCATCGTTTCCTCGACCGATGAATTGCTTTCGGGACTGGAACTGGCTTTCTCGTATTTTAAAACCCAAGCCAAGCTGGAAAAGATCGACTGGATGGTTCTTTCCGGAGGAGGAGCGCTGGTTCCATACCTGCCGGAATATCTCCAGTCCAAGCTCAATATCCCGTTGGAAATTCTCAATCCGCTGCGGAATATAGACTATGATCCGGAAATGTTCCAGTATCTGGAACCGGAGAAAATCGCCCCGCTGCTGACAGTGCCTATCGGATTAGCGATGAGAAAGGTAAGGTAA
- a CDS encoding S8 family serine peptidase, with protein MLSEKAREYLNNQTGEKVKIWVFYNDKGVFNSQDFDRAARKIEINDKAAQRRAKMGLNEVVFADLPVVQDYIDRITDIGGRMLRASRWLNAAAFEIDREKINLIPEFSFVNKIVPVAQYISPAPSEMEESPVPPEDLKISPTDTDALDYGTSYNQVQMINVPAMHNLGYNGSGVVVAMLDTGYRKSHNAFDSAFADNRVLAEYDFIFDDSETQNETEDNASQHNHGTYCWSTLGGYAPGYVIGPAYDASFLLAKTEDVRSETIVEEYNWVAGMEWADSLGADVISTSLGYSEWYSYEDFDGNTAVTTVAANTAAGLGIIICNSAGNEGPSAGTLSAPADAFDILACGAVDQYESIASFSSRGPTYDGRTKPEVCAMGVSTHCADGAGNNFYTIKNGTSLSTPLVGGAAALLLSANPTLTPWQVRAAFMETANNAASPDNTYGWGVINVLDAFNWGANFTIDTAFGWDDLTVNFTDSSTPPATSWKWHFGDGDSSEIQNPSHTYSTPGSYDVTLVIESSEGALTRLKKDLIVVLADTLTFAETAGFAGETAIMSVNLTNSQELNRIVLPVKYPASMEVILDSISAGTRTIDFEATNELYRDNDAHQLVYELIADNGGGTGELQPGTGEIARLFFAVGGTAEAGDYAGVNAIEINGYELDISNSRINYTPAVNAGQLVVQSTMRGDADNSGGINILDVTYIVNYLYRGGPAPLTIRAGDADSSGGINILDATYLIAYLYRGGPPPAE; from the coding sequence ATGCTTTCTGAGAAAGCTCGCGAATATCTAAACAATCAAACCGGGGAAAAGGTAAAAATCTGGGTCTTTTATAATGATAAAGGCGTCTTTAACTCACAGGATTTTGACCGGGCCGCGCGTAAAATCGAAATAAATGATAAAGCCGCACAAAGACGGGCCAAAATGGGCCTTAATGAAGTTGTTTTCGCCGATTTGCCGGTGGTTCAAGACTATATTGATCGCATCACCGATATCGGGGGCCGTATGCTTCGGGCGTCACGCTGGCTGAATGCGGCCGCCTTTGAAATCGATCGCGAAAAAATCAATTTAATACCGGAATTTTCCTTTGTTAACAAGATCGTTCCGGTGGCGCAGTATATCAGTCCCGCTCCGTCTGAAATGGAAGAATCTCCTGTCCCGCCCGAAGACCTGAAAATATCTCCAACCGATACTGACGCTCTCGATTATGGCACGTCTTACAACCAGGTTCAGATGATAAATGTCCCGGCCATGCATAATCTCGGATACAATGGCTCCGGGGTCGTGGTGGCCATGCTGGATACCGGCTATCGTAAATCTCATAATGCCTTTGATTCTGCGTTCGCTGATAACCGGGTTCTGGCCGAGTACGATTTTATCTTTGATGACAGCGAAACCCAGAATGAAACCGAGGATAATGCTTCGCAACACAATCACGGCACCTATTGCTGGTCCACTCTGGGCGGTTATGCCCCCGGTTATGTCATCGGACCGGCTTATGATGCTTCTTTTCTGCTGGCCAAAACTGAAGATGTTCGAAGTGAGACCATTGTCGAGGAATACAACTGGGTGGCCGGTATGGAATGGGCCGACTCGCTCGGAGCCGATGTGATTTCCACTTCACTGGGATACTCCGAATGGTACAGCTATGAAGATTTCGATGGCAATACGGCCGTGACCACCGTAGCGGCCAATACTGCCGCCGGGCTGGGAATTATCATCTGTAATTCGGCCGGCAACGAGGGACCCTCGGCCGGGACTCTCTCCGCTCCGGCTGATGCTTTCGATATTCTTGCCTGCGGGGCGGTTGATCAGTACGAATCCATCGCATCCTTTTCTTCAAGAGGCCCGACCTATGATGGACGAACCAAACCCGAAGTATGCGCCATGGGAGTCAGCACCCATTGCGCCGATGGAGCCGGCAATAATTTTTACACCATTAAAAACGGGACTTCGCTTTCGACACCGTTGGTCGGCGGAGCGGCCGCCCTGCTTCTATCGGCTAATCCGACCTTGACACCCTGGCAGGTACGGGCGGCTTTTATGGAAACCGCCAATAATGCCGCCAGCCCGGACAATACCTATGGGTGGGGAGTGATAAATGTTCTCGATGCTTTCAACTGGGGAGCCAATTTCACGATCGATACCGCTTTCGGGTGGGATGACCTGACCGTCAATTTCACCGACAGTTCAACTCCTCCGGCAACATCATGGAAATGGCATTTCGGTGATGGCGATTCCTCGGAAATTCAGAATCCATCCCACACTTATTCTACCCCCGGTTCATATGATGTCACCCTGGTTATTGAATCATCGGAAGGAGCCCTGACCCGCCTCAAAAAAGATCTGATCGTGGTTCTTGCCGACACCCTGACATTTGCGGAAACCGCAGGTTTTGCCGGAGAAACGGCCATAATGTCGGTTAACTTGACCAATTCCCAGGAATTGAATCGGATTGTTCTTCCCGTGAAATATCCGGCCTCGATGGAAGTCATCCTTGATTCGATATCCGCCGGAACCAGAACTATTGATTTCGAGGCGACAAATGAATTGTATCGGGATAATGATGCCCATCAATTAGTGTATGAACTGATTGCCGACAATGGCGGCGGGACCGGAGAATTACAGCCCGGAACAGGTGAAATCGCCCGGTTGTTTTTCGCTGTCGGGGGTACAGCCGAAGCCGGTGATTATGCCGGTGTGAATGCCATTGAGATCAACGGTTATGAATTGGATATATCGAATTCCAGAATAAATTACACTCCGGCCGTAAATGCGGGTCAGTTGGTTGTTCAATCGACCATGCGCGGAGATGCCGACAATTCCGGAGGCATTAATATTCTCGATGTCACTTATATCGTTAATTACCTGTACCGGGGCGGACCGGCACCTCTAACGATTCGGGCCGGAGATGCCGATTCAAGCGGCGGTATTAACATCCTCGACGCCACTTATTTGATAGCCTACCTTTACCGGGGCGGACCACCCCCGGCCGAATAA
- a CDS encoding aminopeptidase — MDKRLESLARVMVHYSLELKKGQLFKISGEPVAAPLIKAVYLEALKTGANTYIDMQLIDLAEAFFKFGSDQQLQYISPLKELEMEKIDAYLGIWATTNTKFLSGVDPKRQQLHSKAKEPLMNRFFQRASEGALHWTGTQYPTEAHAQDAEMSLTDYEDFVYRAGHLHEDDPVAYWREVQKEQQRLVDILNNVEMIHLKAQDTDLNVNVKGRKWINCCGKENFPDGEIFTSPIENGVDGTIRYSFPAFYAGREADGVRLTFKGGRVIEAKATKNEEFLTAMLDTDEGARRLGEFAVGTNYEITKFTRNTLFDEKIGGTCHLAVGAAYPETGGVNRSGIHWDMVCDLKNGGEIMADGKVIYKDGRFLI, encoded by the coding sequence ATGGATAAACGTCTGGAAAGCTTGGCCCGGGTGATGGTACATTACTCGCTGGAATTGAAAAAAGGCCAGCTGTTTAAAATTTCGGGAGAACCTGTTGCGGCTCCTCTTATCAAGGCGGTTTACCTTGAGGCTCTCAAGACGGGAGCGAATACTTACATTGATATGCAATTAATTGATCTTGCGGAGGCTTTTTTCAAATTCGGTAGCGACCAGCAGTTGCAATATATTTCGCCCCTGAAAGAACTGGAGATGGAAAAGATCGATGCTTATCTTGGAATCTGGGCCACCACCAATACCAAATTCCTAAGCGGTGTTGATCCCAAACGCCAGCAGCTTCATAGTAAAGCCAAGGAACCGCTGATGAACAGATTTTTCCAGCGGGCTTCCGAGGGGGCACTTCACTGGACCGGAACCCAGTATCCCACTGAAGCCCATGCACAGGATGCCGAAATGTCATTGACCGATTATGAGGATTTTGTGTATCGGGCAGGGCATCTGCATGAGGATGATCCGGTAGCATACTGGCGCGAGGTTCAAAAAGAGCAACAACGCCTTGTTGATATCCTTAACAATGTGGAAATGATTCATTTGAAAGCCCAGGATACCGATTTGAATGTGAATGTCAAAGGACGCAAGTGGATCAACTGTTGCGGCAAGGAAAACTTCCCGGACGGGGAAATCTTCACCTCCCCGATTGAAAATGGGGTTGACGGAACAATAAGATATTCTTTCCCGGCTTTTTATGCCGGCCGGGAAGCCGATGGTGTCAGATTAACTTTCAAGGGTGGTCGGGTGATTGAGGCCAAAGCCACGAAAAATGAGGAATTCCTAACGGCTATGCTGGATACCGATGAAGGAGCCCGGCGGTTGGGAGAATTCGCTGTCGGCACTAATTATGAGATCACCAAATTTACCCGCAATACTCTCTTTGATGAGAAAATCGGCGGCACCTGTCACCTTGCGGTCGGGGCGGCCTACCCTGAAACCGGCGGAGTCAATCGCTCCGGCATTCACTGGGATATGGTCTGCGATCTGAAAAACGGGGGAGAAATTATGGCCGATGGTAAGGTAATATATAAAGATGGTCGCTTCCTGATTTAG
- a CDS encoding S41 family peptidase has product MRSFTLMILSLTAFLMGLIWAVGSGEAVERPESQVIYLADTVHINLEEPSEATAGETDQTESRETLFKEIKKFNQTVYDIKNRYMEEIDTRELINAGIKGMLQKLDRFSVLMERQSYDRLMESTQGKYEGLGMEIDSRDDYITVVTPMEGTPAYKKGLRSGDQIIAIDGKSTYKMTTSDAAKLMRGTAGTSVSLTINREGLAEPLDFDVERAVIELKSVNYYGVIDGSNIGYIRLSRFAEETTNELTDAINELKSRNIESLIFDLRSNGGGLLQQAVQTAELFLGEGKLVVYTRGQFSDSERRLYSRRMPLLPDKPLVILVDEGTASASEIVAGAIQDWDRGIIMGHPTYGKGLVQQIFSIGAEDDVNLKLTTAKYYIPSGRCIQKPEVQKKPDVNDEMAELDEETADTTGTDTMKVTEKEVYYTNGGRIVYGGGGILPDIEVDEPRLMEPIEINLERKSMFFDYAVKYFAGHPEVNRDFQVTDKMVDDFRKFLKEKDFTYKTALEVSLDKMKEIVEEEKKDSLFMSALENFELLVEKEKEADFNNSLDYIKRAIKREIVAKIDGQRGVYEEIIIKTDPSVLQAIKLLQNKDEYSKALSEGMSKDRSVLIK; this is encoded by the coding sequence ATGAGATCCTTCACACTGATGATACTTTCCCTGACGGCTTTCTTAATGGGTCTTATCTGGGCGGTCGGCTCCGGTGAAGCCGTCGAGCGACCGGAATCACAGGTCATCTATCTGGCCGATACCGTTCATATTAACCTCGAGGAACCTTCCGAAGCGACTGCCGGCGAAACCGACCAGACGGAATCAAGAGAAACCCTGTTCAAGGAAATAAAGAAATTCAACCAAACGGTCTATGATATTAAAAACCGCTATATGGAAGAAATCGATACCAGGGAGTTGATCAATGCCGGCATAAAGGGCATGCTCCAGAAACTCGACCGCTTCTCGGTTTTAATGGAACGCCAGTCATATGATCGACTTATGGAGAGTACCCAGGGGAAGTACGAAGGTCTGGGGATGGAAATCGATTCCCGGGATGACTATATTACCGTGGTTACGCCCATGGAGGGTACTCCGGCCTATAAAAAAGGACTTCGTTCCGGTGACCAGATTATTGCCATTGATGGCAAATCGACATACAAAATGACCACTTCCGATGCCGCCAAGCTGATGCGGGGCACGGCCGGAACCTCGGTCAGCTTAACCATCAATCGTGAGGGTTTGGCCGAGCCGCTTGATTTTGATGTTGAACGGGCTGTTATCGAGCTGAAATCGGTTAATTATTATGGAGTGATCGACGGTAGCAATATCGGCTATATCCGTCTCTCCCGTTTTGCGGAAGAAACCACCAACGAACTGACCGACGCAATTAATGAACTTAAATCCCGCAATATAGAATCTTTGATTTTTGACCTTCGCTCCAATGGCGGCGGACTACTTCAGCAGGCGGTCCAGACGGCCGAGTTGTTTCTGGGCGAGGGAAAACTTGTGGTTTACACACGCGGCCAATTCTCCGATAGCGAACGGCGCCTGTATTCCCGTCGTATGCCGCTTTTGCCCGATAAACCGCTGGTTATTCTGGTTGACGAGGGTACCGCCTCCGCATCAGAAATCGTGGCCGGGGCCATTCAGGATTGGGACCGCGGAATAATCATGGGACATCCAACTTACGGAAAAGGACTGGTACAGCAGATTTTTTCGATCGGGGCCGAAGATGATGTCAACCTGAAGCTGACCACGGCCAAATACTATATTCCCTCGGGGCGCTGCATTCAGAAACCTGAAGTCCAGAAAAAACCGGATGTCAACGATGAAATGGCCGAACTGGATGAAGAAACCGCCGATACGACCGGTACCGATACCATGAAGGTAACTGAAAAAGAAGTGTATTACACCAATGGCGGCCGGATTGTCTATGGCGGCGGTGGAATTTTACCGGATATCGAGGTCGATGAGCCGCGGCTTATGGAACCGATTGAGATTAACCTTGAACGCAAATCGATGTTTTTTGATTATGCGGTCAAGTATTTTGCCGGTCATCCCGAGGTTAACCGTGATTTTCAGGTAACTGATAAAATGGTGGATGATTTCAGGAAATTCCTTAAAGAAAAAGATTTCACATATAAGACGGCCCTTGAGGTATCGCTGGATAAGATGAAAGAAATCGTTGAAGAGGAAAAGAAAGATTCCCTCTTCATGTCGGCCCTTGAAAATTTTGAATTGCTGGTGGAAAAGGAAAAAGAGGCCGATTTCAACAACTCTCTTGACTACATCAAACGGGCCATCAAGCGTGAGATTGTCGCCAAGATTGACGGCCAGCGCGGCGTTTATGAAGAAATCATTATTAAAACCGATCCTTCGGTTTTGCAGGCCATCAAGCTTCTTCAGAACAAGGATGAATATTCCAAGGCTCTTTCCGAGGGCATGTCGAAAGACCGCTCGGTCCTTATTAAATAA
- a CDS encoding methylated-DNA--[protein]-cysteine S-methyltransferase, producing MKELYVHEFNSAIGWIYLGATAKGLAIIALGNNGQSAFKARLKRDYDKYEIIPGGSENLKAEKQISLYLGGQLRKFDLELDLNGTPFQLKVLKRVAAIPYGSLATYGQIAAAIGNPGASRAVGSANARNRLPLVIPCHRVVASNGPGGYGGGLELKRRLLEIEGIQI from the coding sequence ATGAAAGAATTGTATGTGCATGAATTCAATTCGGCGATTGGATGGATTTATCTGGGGGCGACCGCAAAAGGCCTGGCGATAATCGCTCTTGGAAATAATGGCCAATCGGCTTTTAAAGCCCGGTTAAAAAGAGATTATGATAAGTATGAAATCATTCCCGGCGGTTCGGAGAATTTGAAGGCGGAAAAACAGATAAGCCTGTATCTGGGCGGCCAACTGAGGAAATTCGATCTGGAGCTTGATTTAAATGGAACGCCCTTTCAGCTAAAGGTCCTTAAAAGGGTGGCGGCCATTCCCTATGGCAGCCTGGCAACCTATGGCCAGATAGCCGCCGCCATTGGTAATCCGGGGGCGTCAAGGGCGGTTGGTTCGGCCAATGCCCGAAACCGATTACCTCTTGTTATTCCCTGTCATCGAGTGGTAGCCTCGAATGGTCCGGGAGGGTACGGTGGGGGATTAGAGCTAAAACGCCGCCTGCTTGAAATCGAAGGTATTCAAATTTAG
- a CDS encoding PilN domain-containing protein, translating to MAMININLLPKQYMKRSGGFSLGKQGIYAVIAAAGVILMFGAITGWQLYKINELNGQMAIARARTLQLEKDIKLVDALMDIKAKITDRLEAVERLDRHRSAWVRILEDLSSDVPDFVWLSKFNEAKKQAPVKKDKNDTTSVQPATNLAVIPAEIEGFTFTLNALASFMIKLMRSDYFDEVDLVNTEEIVFGKQKAYNFKLSCNVHYLSDEELEKLAVQQAAGSESKIN from the coding sequence ATGGCGATGATAAATATAAACCTTTTGCCCAAACAGTATATGAAGCGGTCCGGGGGCTTCTCCCTGGGCAAACAGGGTATCTATGCAGTCATCGCGGCCGCGGGCGTTATACTGATGTTTGGGGCAATTACCGGCTGGCAGTTATACAAAATCAACGAGTTGAATGGACAGATGGCGATTGCCAGAGCCCGTACCCTTCAACTTGAAAAGGATATCAAACTGGTCGATGCTTTGATGGATATCAAAGCCAAGATTACCGATCGCCTGGAAGCCGTCGAGCGTCTGGACCGGCATCGCAGCGCCTGGGTCAGAATTCTGGAAGATCTTTCATCCGATGTTCCCGATTTTGTCTGGCTTTCGAAATTTAACGAAGCCAAGAAACAGGCTCCGGTCAAGAAGGACAAGAATGACACTACTTCCGTGCAACCCGCAACAAATCTCGCGGTCATACCGGCCGAGATCGAGGGTTTCACTTTTACTCTTAATGCTCTGGCCTCATTTATGATCAAACTGATGAGATCGGATTATTTCGATGAGGTCGATCTGGTAAACACCGAAGAGATCGTTTTCGGCAAACAAAAGGCCTATAATTTTAAATTAAGCTGCAATGTGCATTATTTATCCGATGAAGAACTGGAAAAACTCGCTGTCCAGCAGGCCGCCGGTTCCGAATCGAAAATAAACTAG
- the pilO gene encoding type 4a pilus biogenesis protein PilO yields the protein MDFRDPKNQKIMMGVAAFLIVAYFWYSKLYTGYDERLTKMNQEYSTMITNLKNVEMKSKSLDALTLEYEDLLARYREIEMLLPEVRQIPSFLVQLHTASSLTGTKIVKIEPLPIKPENFYNVAGFEIEMTGTYHNFGKFIGYVANFPFIANLSEVELTTTSIANTAGSASESEDSGINQKTTMNVKFVLSTYFVRAEERLQELVL from the coding sequence ATGGATTTCAGAGATCCCAAAAATCAAAAAATAATGATGGGTGTGGCAGCCTTCCTAATTGTTGCCTATTTCTGGTACTCTAAACTGTACACCGGTTATGATGAGCGATTGACCAAAATGAATCAGGAATATTCGACTATGATTACGAATTTGAAGAACGTCGAAATGAAATCGAAATCCCTGGATGCGCTCACTCTGGAATATGAAGACCTTCTGGCCCGCTACCGGGAAATCGAAATGCTGCTGCCCGAAGTCAGGCAGATTCCATCATTTTTGGTTCAACTTCACACCGCGTCATCTTTGACCGGAACCAAAATCGTGAAGATTGAACCTTTGCCGATCAAACCGGAAAACTTTTATAATGTGGCCGGATTTGAAATCGAAATGACCGGAACCTACCATAATTTCGGAAAATTTATTGGTTATGTGGCCAATTTCCCCTTCATCGCCAATTTATCAGAAGTTGAGTTGACAACGACTTCGATTGCCAACACGGCCGGTTCGGCCTCGGAAAGCGAAGACTCCGGAATCAATCAAAAGACAACCATGAACGTGAAATTTGTCCTCTCCACCTATTTTGTAAGGGCTGAGGAGAGATTACAGGAACTGGTTCTGTAG
- a CDS encoding AMIN domain-containing protein, with the protein MKYIISMICLMLLAVPVVMADADVDELQLFWKNGEMVLKINAAGSYQFSHQIEEAKDGKNFRIIVDIFPAIHMLGQKAFHELPASIVQSIRTSQYSIEPTKTVRVVMDLDRESVYRIEKAGNSVFVYIPENEISSFPAWSSNGQTHITPGQPEVRPEPEPVRAEKSVPALQKSPAPVNLPDNQTQEIETTEVASWEPETTYYQARQSNLMDREMSRPSPSATTIPDELPLLAVSDEPEANPKTAQPEPVKDEPVQKKKQPSPKPVDRDSVEKSPVAKDKTVLAEKLQPKDNPPAPAPKVVNKPAEKEPVDTPQQGTPEANVSTEPPATKPLVLNDDDEAVRTEPTREEVTRKPTSRFRREPAIPAKLKGTIVAEFPKRMVIKYTPGNSRDPFASLIDETKKTDGPLFKKLPDVETAKLVGILESTDGQNRALLEDIDGYGFILKPGDKVKKGYVSQIYTNKALFQLFEYGWSRTVALNLEDGE; encoded by the coding sequence ATGAAATATATTATCAGCATGATATGTTTAATGTTACTGGCGGTGCCGGTCGTTATGGCCGATGCCGATGTGGATGAACTGCAATTGTTCTGGAAAAATGGTGAAATGGTCCTCAAGATCAACGCTGCCGGTTCATACCAGTTCTCTCATCAGATTGAGGAAGCCAAAGACGGTAAGAATTTCCGTATAATTGTGGATATCTTTCCTGCCATCCACATGCTGGGTCAGAAAGCATTTCATGAATTACCGGCTTCAATTGTTCAATCGATTCGAACCAGTCAATATTCCATAGAACCGACAAAAACGGTCAGAGTTGTAATGGATTTGGACAGGGAATCCGTGTATAGAATTGAAAAAGCGGGTAATTCTGTATTTGTTTATATTCCCGAAAATGAAATTTCCAGCTTTCCGGCCTGGTCCAGCAATGGCCAGACTCATATTACACCGGGTCAACCAGAAGTTCGCCCGGAACCCGAACCGGTCCGAGCCGAAAAATCGGTTCCGGCACTTCAAAAAAGTCCGGCTCCGGTCAATTTACCGGATAATCAGACACAAGAAATAGAGACAACCGAAGTGGCCTCATGGGAGCCGGAAACGACTTATTATCAGGCCCGGCAATCGAATTTGATGGATCGGGAAATGAGTCGGCCGAGCCCGTCAGCGACAACAATTCCTGATGAATTGCCTTTGTTGGCGGTTTCCGATGAACCGGAAGCAAACCCGAAAACGGCTCAGCCGGAACCGGTTAAAGACGAGCCAGTTCAAAAAAAGAAACAGCCGTCCCCCAAACCGGTTGATCGCGACAGCGTGGAAAAAAGCCCGGTTGCCAAAGACAAAACGGTCCTTGCCGAGAAACTACAACCAAAAGATAATCCTCCTGCACCAGCTCCAAAAGTGGTGAATAAACCGGCCGAAAAGGAACCGGTTGATACCCCGCAACAGGGGACTCCGGAGGCTAATGTCTCAACCGAGCCGCCGGCGACTAAACCGCTGGTTCTGAACGACGACGACGAAGCTGTAAGAACCGAACCGACCAGGGAAGAAGTGACCCGGAAACCGACCTCCCGCTTTCGACGCGAGCCGGCTATTCCGGCCAAGCTCAAAGGGACTATTGTCGCCGAATTTCCCAAGCGGATGGTAATTAAATACACTCCCGGAAATTCTCGTGATCCCTTTGCCTCATTAATTGACGAAACCAAAAAGACCGATGGGCCGCTATTCAAGAAATTACCGGATGTTGAAACCGCCAAACTGGTGGGTATTCTGGAATCAACCGATGGTCAGAACCGGGCCCTGCTTGAAGATATTGATGGTTATGGTTTCATTCTGAAACCCGGTGATAAAGTCAAGAAAGGATATGTCTCCCAAATATACACCAATAAAGCTCTCTTTCAACTCTTTGAGTACGGCTGGAGCAGAACGGTGGCGCTTAATCTCGAAGATGGCGAATGA